Proteins encoded in a region of the Flammeovirga yaeyamensis genome:
- a CDS encoding ABC transporter ATP-binding protein, whose protein sequence is MAYLELRNVSKSFGTGKDRVEVLSNINLKVEEGEFLAIVGFTGSGKTTLINLINGLEFPDEGEVLLQGKPITGPGPDRGVVFQNYSLLPWLTVRQNVKLAVDEVFPDKSKTEKDALIVKYVEMVHLSHAIDKKPAELSGGMRQRVSVARALAMSPKMLLMDEPLSALDALTRGTLQEEIVNIWSEDKKTCLLITNDVDEGIVMADRIIPLNPGPKASLGPDFKVNLPRPRVIAEINKLEEYKHLRNEVLEYLIEVGASRKSEESSSYELPDLKPVMPGRIKWGIRKKKDKQKFF, encoded by the coding sequence ATGGCCTATTTAGAATTAAGAAATGTAAGTAAGTCGTTCGGTACTGGTAAAGACCGAGTGGAAGTACTAAGCAATATAAATTTAAAAGTTGAAGAGGGTGAGTTTTTAGCGATTGTTGGATTTACCGGTAGTGGTAAAACGACGCTAATCAACCTGATCAATGGATTGGAGTTTCCTGATGAAGGAGAGGTTTTATTACAGGGCAAACCAATTACGGGTCCTGGTCCGGATAGAGGAGTGGTTTTCCAAAATTACTCTCTGTTGCCTTGGTTAACCGTTCGTCAGAATGTAAAACTAGCGGTAGACGAGGTGTTTCCTGATAAGTCTAAAACAGAGAAAGACGCTTTAATTGTAAAGTATGTAGAGATGGTACACCTTTCTCATGCGATTGATAAAAAGCCAGCGGAATTATCAGGTGGTATGCGTCAAAGAGTATCGGTAGCGAGAGCTTTGGCGATGAGTCCAAAAATGTTATTAATGGACGAGCCATTATCCGCTTTGGATGCTTTAACACGTGGTACGCTTCAAGAAGAGATTGTCAATATTTGGAGTGAAGATAAAAAGACATGTTTGTTGATTACTAATGATGTAGATGAAGGGATTGTGATGGCGGACAGAATTATTCCATTAAACCCAGGTCCAAAAGCATCATTAGGTCCAGACTTTAAAGTGAACCTTCCTAGACCTAGAGTGATTGCCGAAATCAACAAGTTGGAAGAGTACAAGCACTTGAGAAATGAAGTCTTGGAATACCTAATTGAGGTAGGGGCATCAAGAAAATCTGAGGAATCGAGTAGCTACGAATTACCTGATTTGAAACCAGTAATGCCGGGTCGAATCAAATGGGGTATTCGTAAGAAAAAAGACAAACAAAAATTCTTCTAA
- a CDS encoding ribosome maturation factor RimP → MGLVEQIKSIVEQHLPDESLFIVKVEAKGMKRLKVLIILDGDNGVTIEQVTTVSREVGRELDERELIKDEYTFEVTSAGVGEPLEQHRQYIKNVDRKVKVTRGNETKFVGKLKSVTEEHIVIDAEIKEKGKKKVEIKEMVIPFSDIKQTVVEVSFK, encoded by the coding sequence ATGGGTTTAGTAGAACAAATAAAAAGTATCGTTGAACAACATCTTCCTGATGAATCTCTATTTATTGTTAAAGTAGAGGCTAAAGGAATGAAACGCTTAAAAGTACTAATTATCTTAGATGGCGATAATGGAGTAACTATTGAACAAGTTACTACTGTTTCTCGTGAAGTGGGTAGAGAATTAGACGAAAGAGAGTTGATCAAGGATGAATATACATTTGAAGTTACTTCTGCTGGCGTAGGCGAGCCTTTGGAACAACATAGACAATATATAAAGAATGTTGATCGCAAAGTAAAAGTAACTAGAGGCAACGAAACAAAGTTTGTAGGTAAATTAAAATCAGTTACCGAAGAGCATATTGTAATTGATGCCGAAATTAAAGAAAAAGGAAAAAAGAAAGTAGAGATTAAAGAGATGGTAATTC
- a CDS encoding NAD(P)/FAD-dependent oxidoreductase — protein sequence MISFWEKESFMQYHLIVIGSGIVGLSTAIEYKEKYPNKRVLILEKGILPSGASTKNAGFACFGSLTEICDDLENYSEEFVLQTVQKRYNGLQRLRQRVGDKNMDFYAYGGYELICKEQLFYLNQLHEVNDLLSPIFHQKVFLERGFKTPRFGFDDHQVKELLYNPLEGQIHTGKMMTALLKIARSKDIEILTGIEVKQLNEESKNVLITTDKKLEFKAEQVAVCVNAFASKLLPQYKIQPGRGQVVITKPIQNLPIEGTYHYDRGYYYFRNVGDRLLIGGGRHLAYEAETTTEFATTTQITQPINELLKEVILPGVDFEIEQEWSGIMGFGDKKEPIIEKLSDKIAVGIRMGGMGIAIGSEVGHELSNLI from the coding sequence ATGATCAGCTTTTGGGAAAAAGAGAGTTTTATGCAATACCACCTTATTGTTATTGGTAGTGGTATTGTTGGCTTGAGTACAGCTATTGAATACAAGGAAAAGTATCCTAATAAAAGAGTTTTAATTTTAGAAAAAGGCATCCTCCCTTCAGGGGCTAGTACAAAAAACGCAGGTTTTGCTTGTTTTGGCAGCCTTACTGAAATATGTGATGACTTAGAAAATTATTCTGAAGAATTTGTTTTACAAACCGTACAAAAAAGATACAATGGTTTACAGCGTCTAAGACAAAGAGTAGGCGATAAAAACATGGATTTCTATGCGTATGGTGGGTATGAACTTATTTGTAAAGAACAACTATTTTATTTAAATCAACTCCATGAGGTCAATGACCTATTGTCTCCTATTTTTCATCAAAAAGTCTTTTTGGAAAGAGGTTTTAAAACGCCTCGTTTTGGTTTTGATGATCATCAAGTAAAAGAATTACTTTATAATCCTCTTGAAGGACAAATTCATACAGGAAAAATGATGACTGCATTGCTAAAAATAGCTCGATCAAAAGATATTGAGATTTTAACGGGCATTGAAGTAAAACAGTTAAACGAGGAAAGTAAAAATGTTTTAATTACCACTGATAAGAAATTAGAATTTAAAGCAGAACAAGTGGCCGTATGTGTGAATGCTTTTGCTTCTAAACTTTTACCACAATATAAAATTCAACCAGGTCGCGGACAGGTAGTCATTACCAAACCCATACAAAATCTCCCTATTGAAGGAACCTATCATTACGACAGAGGCTATTATTATTTTAGGAATGTTGGAGACAGACTATTAATTGGAGGTGGTCGCCATCTTGCCTATGAAGCCGAGACTACTACAGAATTTGCTACAACTACTCAAATAACACAACCAATAAATGAGTTACTAAAGGAAGTGATTCTTCCAGGAGTAGATTTTGAAATAGAGCAAGAGTGGTCTGGAATTATGGGTTTTGGTGATAAAAAGGAACCCATTATAGAAAAACTAAGTGATAAAATTGCAGTAGGAATACGTATGGGAGGAATGGGTATTGCAATTGGAAGTGAGGTAGGTCACGAATTATCGAATTTGATATAA
- a CDS encoding NAD(P)-dependent oxidoreductase, whose product MKVGIIKEGKIPEDKRVALTPEQCEEVLEKYPEVEIYVQKSPIRCYKDEEYEELGIAVVDDVSDCDILLGIKEVPIPELVPNKKYFFFSHTIKKQPYNRELLNAILDNNIEIMDYEVLTREDGSRVIAFGRFAGLVGAYNGLLAYGKRMGTFDLKPAHLCHDLNEMWIECKKVKLPNNYKIALTGSGRVSNGAVETLLAAGIKKVSKQDFIDKEFNQPVFVQLRSKDYHDQKDGKPFVLKEFFDQPQDYVSTFGELNNIADMLVAGAFWHPAAPVLFTKEDMQKEDFNIKVIADITCDIEGSIPSTKQPSTIADPLYDYNPKSGEVEDALSSKENITVMAVDNLPNELPRDASEAFGRQMIDNVLEDLFIEDKGVIERARITQNKALTPKFSYLQDYVDGKE is encoded by the coding sequence ATGAAAGTTGGAATAATTAAAGAAGGCAAAATACCAGAAGATAAACGAGTGGCTTTGACTCCTGAACAATGTGAGGAAGTTTTAGAAAAGTATCCTGAAGTGGAGATTTATGTTCAGAAAAGCCCAATCAGATGTTATAAAGATGAGGAATATGAAGAGCTAGGCATTGCCGTAGTCGATGATGTATCTGATTGTGATATCTTATTAGGTATTAAAGAAGTGCCGATTCCAGAATTAGTGCCCAATAAAAAATACTTTTTCTTTTCGCATACTATCAAAAAGCAACCTTATAATAGAGAGTTGTTAAACGCAATTCTTGATAACAATATCGAGATTATGGATTATGAGGTCTTGACTAGAGAAGATGGATCTAGAGTAATTGCATTTGGTCGATTTGCAGGTTTAGTGGGTGCTTACAACGGTTTGTTGGCTTATGGTAAAAGAATGGGTACTTTCGATTTGAAGCCAGCACATTTGTGTCACGACCTCAACGAAATGTGGATCGAGTGCAAAAAAGTGAAATTACCTAATAATTATAAAATTGCTTTGACTGGTTCTGGTAGAGTATCAAATGGTGCGGTGGAAACACTCCTAGCAGCTGGAATCAAAAAGGTGAGTAAGCAAGATTTTATTGATAAAGAATTTAATCAACCTGTTTTTGTTCAATTGAGATCTAAAGATTACCACGATCAAAAAGACGGTAAACCATTTGTTCTAAAAGAATTCTTTGATCAGCCTCAAGATTATGTATCTACATTTGGTGAATTAAACAATATAGCTGATATGCTTGTAGCCGGTGCGTTTTGGCATCCAGCAGCACCTGTGTTATTTACAAAGGAAGACATGCAGAAAGAGGATTTCAATATTAAAGTAATCGCTGATATTACTTGTGATATTGAAGGTTCTATTCCATCTACCAAGCAACCATCAACCATTGCAGATCCATTGTATGATTACAATCCAAAATCAGGTGAAGTGGAAGATGCCTTGTCAAGTAAAGAGAATATTACGGTGATGGCGGTAGATAATCTTCCGAATGAATTGCCACGTGATGCCTCTGAAGCTTTTGGTCGCCAAATGATTGATAACGTTTTAGAAGATCTATTTATTGAAGATAAAGGAGTAATTGAACGTGCTAGAATTACGCAGAACAAAGCACTTACACCTAAATTCTCTTATCTACAAGATTATGTGGATGGAAAAGAGTAA
- a CDS encoding alginate export family protein, with the protein MKKLIYAIVLLLCGAVSEVTAQEFKLSAEIRPRSELRNGFKKLRTESQEPAFFTEQRSRLNLDYKSEKIIMRLSLQDVRVWGSTNQIYKTDPNSLSNISEAWAQYNFNSKFGLKVGRQIISYDNQRFLGGLEWAQQGRRHDAALFVYNDKESKLKVHLGLAFNQVGFEPGMLVGNDYSGVNNYKTMQYLWANKTWETGKLSALVFNDGFQYGATSDSVSNRQTLGLVGSKTFGNFTVAGEGYYQTGKMAETSINAYLLDLNLTLKTKITPITLGYQTLSGGDQESGEIKNFTPAYGTNHKFNGFMDYFYVGNAHNDKKGNNVGLQDIYLNTAFKVGKGTFKAQLHQFFSAVDVYNTTATDGQFEKVSSNLGTEIDLIYARSLGKEASLVVGYSQMFATESMEVLKGGNASMINNWAFVMLTFKPTLFTSKAKKAEAN; encoded by the coding sequence ATGAAAAAATTAATTTACGCTATTGTGTTGCTATTGTGTGGAGCTGTATCAGAGGTAACAGCCCAAGAGTTTAAACTATCAGCAGAGATCCGTCCGAGATCAGAATTAAGAAACGGTTTCAAAAAATTGAGAACAGAATCTCAAGAGCCAGCTTTCTTTACTGAGCAAAGATCAAGATTAAACTTGGATTACAAATCGGAAAAAATCATCATGAGACTCTCTCTTCAAGATGTTCGTGTTTGGGGTTCAACTAATCAAATTTACAAAACTGATCCAAACTCTTTATCAAACATCTCTGAAGCTTGGGCACAGTACAACTTCAACAGTAAGTTCGGTTTAAAAGTAGGTCGTCAAATTATCTCTTACGATAATCAAAGATTTTTAGGTGGTCTTGAGTGGGCACAACAAGGTAGAAGACACGATGCGGCTTTATTCGTGTACAACGACAAAGAATCAAAATTAAAAGTGCATTTAGGTCTTGCGTTCAACCAAGTAGGTTTTGAGCCAGGTATGTTAGTGGGTAACGACTATTCAGGTGTGAACAACTATAAAACTATGCAGTATTTGTGGGCAAACAAGACTTGGGAAACGGGTAAGCTTTCAGCTCTAGTATTTAACGACGGTTTTCAGTATGGTGCTACATCAGATAGTGTTTCTAACAGACAGACTTTAGGTTTAGTAGGTTCTAAAACGTTCGGAAACTTTACAGTTGCAGGTGAAGGTTACTACCAAACTGGTAAAATGGCAGAAACTTCAATCAATGCTTACTTATTAGATCTTAACCTTACACTTAAAACGAAAATCACTCCTATCACATTAGGTTATCAAACACTTTCAGGTGGTGATCAAGAATCAGGTGAGATCAAGAACTTTACTCCAGCTTACGGTACAAACCACAAATTCAATGGTTTTATGGATTACTTCTACGTAGGTAATGCACATAACGATAAGAAAGGAAACAACGTTGGTCTTCAAGACATCTATTTAAATACTGCTTTCAAAGTAGGTAAAGGAACATTCAAAGCACAACTTCACCAATTCTTCTCTGCTGTAGATGTTTACAACACTACTGCTACAGATGGTCAGTTCGAAAAAGTATCATCAAACTTAGGTACAGAGATCGATTTAATTTATGCTAGATCATTAGGTAAAGAAGCTTCATTAGTTGTAGGATATTCTCAAATGTTCGCTACAGAATCAATGGAAGTATTGAAAGGTGGCAACGCAAGCATGATCAACAACTGGGCATTCGTAATGTTAACGTTCAAGCCAACATTATTTACTTCAAAAGCGAAGAAAGCGGAGGCTAACTAA
- a CDS encoding CmpA/NrtA family ABC transporter substrate-binding protein, translating into MKKLNFNSVAKAIIGLALSGLIYSCGSSKTSSETQSDVTEETSSTKQLDIEKPQLTFGFIKLTDMAPLAIAKELGYFEDEGLFVTIEAQSNWKNVLDRVIDGQLDGSHMLAGQPIAAGAGFGRQAELVTSFSMDLNGNGITVSNDVWAKMKPNVPKDENGKPIHPIKADALVPVIKEYKNDGKAFKMGMVFPVSTHNYEIRYWLAAAGVNPGFYTKENIQGQVDADVLLSVTPPPQMPATLEAGTIYGYCVGEPWNQQAVFKGIGVPVTTNYDIWKNNPEKVFVMTKEFTEKYPNTSVAVTKALIRAGKWLDEPGNRAKAVGILSMPEYVGADSVVIANSMTGTFEFEKGDKRSMPDFNVFFRHNATYPFYSDGVWFLTQMRRWGQIPTAKSKGWYDETIKKIYRPDIWNQAAKLLVEEGHLSASDIPETDGYKAPTKDFIDGVSYDGKDPIGYINSFQIGNKDEAM; encoded by the coding sequence ATGAAAAAATTGAATTTTAATTCGGTTGCTAAAGCAATAATTGGCTTGGCATTATCAGGGTTGATTTATAGCTGTGGATCATCAAAAACTTCTTCGGAAACACAAAGTGATGTGACTGAGGAGACTTCATCAACGAAACAGTTGGACATCGAAAAACCACAGTTAACTTTCGGTTTCATCAAATTAACTGATATGGCTCCTTTAGCCATTGCTAAGGAACTAGGTTACTTCGAAGACGAAGGATTGTTTGTGACTATCGAAGCACAATCTAACTGGAAAAACGTATTGGACCGAGTGATCGATGGTCAGTTAGATGGTTCGCACATGTTAGCAGGTCAGCCAATTGCTGCAGGAGCAGGATTTGGTCGTCAAGCTGAGTTAGTGACTTCATTCTCAATGGACTTGAACGGTAATGGTATTACAGTATCGAACGACGTTTGGGCGAAGATGAAGCCAAATGTACCAAAAGACGAAAATGGTAAGCCGATTCACCCAATCAAAGCAGACGCATTGGTTCCGGTAATCAAAGAATATAAAAATGATGGTAAAGCGTTTAAAATGGGTATGGTATTCCCAGTATCAACGCACAACTATGAGATCCGTTACTGGTTAGCAGCAGCAGGTGTGAATCCAGGTTTTTATACTAAGGAAAACATCCAAGGTCAAGTAGATGCAGACGTATTATTATCTGTAACTCCTCCACCACAAATGCCTGCTACTTTAGAGGCAGGTACGATCTACGGTTACTGTGTAGGTGAGCCTTGGAACCAACAAGCGGTATTTAAAGGAATTGGTGTTCCAGTAACTACAAACTACGATATCTGGAAAAACAACCCTGAAAAAGTATTCGTAATGACGAAAGAATTCACTGAGAAATATCCTAATACATCTGTAGCTGTTACTAAAGCTTTAATCCGTGCAGGTAAGTGGTTAGACGAGCCAGGAAACAGAGCGAAAGCAGTGGGTATCTTATCTATGCCAGAGTACGTTGGTGCTGACTCTGTAGTTATTGCCAACTCTATGACAGGTACTTTCGAATTCGAAAAAGGCGACAAGCGTTCTATGCCTGACTTTAACGTGTTCTTCCGTCATAATGCAACGTATCCTTTCTATTCTGATGGTGTGTGGTTCTTAACTCAAATGAGAAGATGGGGACAAATTCCTACAGCGAAATCAAAAGGTTGGTACGACGAAACGATCAAGAAGATTTACCGTCCAGATATCTGGAACCAAGCTGCGAAATTGTTAGTAGAAGAAGGTCACTTATCCGCTTCAGATATTCCTGAAACTGATGGTTACAAAGCACCTACTAAAGACTTTATCGATGGTGTTTCTTATGATGGTAAAGATCCTATCGGGTACATCAATAGCTTCCAAATTGGTAACAAAGACGAAGCAATGTAA
- a CDS encoding c-type cytochrome, with amino-acid sequence MSHVFLTHKVVVILFFLIYLIKTILLFISNEKFDKFGKIVKVPEMIISFTFLATGLAMLFIYDSATSSLLYIKFALVAASIPLAVIATKKHNKFLMLGSFLCLFCAYGLAEAHRAKVKRGEITVDDGASTAPKSMRELTEVEKQGQITYDKKCSNCHGPDGNAQRSGAARLSESQLNQEGILKVIREGKGFMPKYSEREISNEDVEALSKYVLTLKN; translated from the coding sequence ATGTCACACGTTTTTTTGACGCATAAGGTAGTCGTAATTCTGTTTTTCCTTATTTACTTGATCAAAACGATCTTATTATTTATCAGCAATGAGAAGTTTGATAAGTTTGGAAAAATCGTCAAAGTACCTGAAATGATTATTTCATTTACTTTCCTTGCAACAGGATTAGCGATGCTATTCATATATGATAGTGCTACATCTAGCTTATTATACATCAAATTTGCTTTAGTCGCTGCATCCATTCCTTTGGCAGTAATTGCGACTAAAAAGCACAATAAATTCTTAATGTTAGGTTCTTTTCTTTGTTTATTCTGTGCCTACGGTTTGGCTGAAGCACATAGAGCAAAAGTAAAAAGAGGTGAGATTACTGTTGACGACGGTGCTAGCACTGCTCCTAAATCAATGAGAGAATTAACAGAAGTAGAAAAACAAGGACAAATCACTTATGACAAAAAGTGTTCTAACTGCCACGGACCTGACGGTAACGCTCAAAGAAGTGGTGCGGCTAGATTATCAGAGAGTCAGTTAAACCAAGAAGGTATTTTAAAAGTGATTAGAGAAGGTAAAGGGTTCATGCCTAAGTACTCAGAAAGGGAGATTTCTAATGAAGATGTAGAAGCATTATCTAAATATGTTTTAACTCTGAAGAACTAG
- a CDS encoding ammonium transporter has protein sequence MLKAKLLLIGIIMPTLLIANEQTGQTTAEFHSIDSLWVLLCAILVFLMQAGFKTLETGLVKREHRAGVGAKNLMDMVAGLLGFFLLGYGFMFGSSHFGIIGFDLNLFAGTDLSKSELGIPGPVFFLFQVAFAGTALTIVSGAMSGRTGLLPYLIGSIITAILIYPVFGHWAWGNLLDQDNHAWLAEIGFMDFAGSTVVHTLGATVGLVGIILVGPRLGRFDMHGKILPIKASDYSYSVLGVILLWVGWWGFNGGSTLTFGNDVSTIILNTNVAGASACFSAFIMCYFFQRRDELMEKMMGGALTGLVAITACCNVVSPSSALIIGLLAGVIHNLSFDLILKVFKLDDPVGAIPVHGFGGIFGTLCVALFGKEELLVLPRWEQLLVQAIGIEVCIAFTVIVSFIMFKVIKMVYGLRVSPEQELGGMMAGRKMPKEFYEEEKGAKIQYASLKVSGKGYNLINIKDFIELSKSYRDGLIQNKRVTFIDEAGDKVDFEEALRQLSVLREKSLKNEPMVSA, from the coding sequence ATGTTAAAAGCAAAACTACTATTGATAGGCATAATTATGCCTACTCTTTTAATCGCCAATGAACAGACTGGGCAAACTACAGCTGAGTTTCATAGTATTGACAGTTTATGGGTCTTACTTTGTGCCATCTTAGTATTTTTAATGCAGGCAGGTTTCAAAACTCTAGAAACTGGACTTGTGAAAAGAGAGCACCGTGCAGGTGTAGGGGCTAAAAACCTTATGGATATGGTCGCTGGTTTATTAGGTTTCTTTCTACTTGGTTATGGGTTTATGTTTGGTAGTTCCCACTTTGGAATTATTGGATTTGATCTAAACTTATTTGCAGGTACTGACTTATCAAAATCAGAATTAGGTATTCCGGGTCCAGTATTTTTCTTATTTCAAGTAGCATTTGCTGGTACTGCATTAACAATTGTATCAGGTGCAATGTCTGGTAGAACAGGTTTATTGCCTTATTTGATAGGTTCAATTATTACAGCTATTCTAATTTATCCAGTATTTGGACATTGGGCTTGGGGTAATTTATTAGATCAAGATAACCATGCATGGTTGGCAGAGATTGGTTTTATGGACTTTGCAGGATCGACAGTAGTGCATACTTTAGGTGCGACTGTAGGATTAGTAGGAATTATACTTGTGGGACCTCGATTAGGGAGGTTTGATATGCATGGTAAGATTCTCCCAATTAAGGCTTCAGATTATTCTTATTCTGTTCTTGGAGTAATTCTACTTTGGGTAGGATGGTGGGGATTCAATGGAGGTAGTACTTTAACCTTCGGAAATGATGTGTCCACTATTATTCTAAATACAAACGTAGCAGGTGCTTCAGCTTGCTTTTCTGCTTTTATTATGTGCTACTTCTTCCAAAGAAGAGATGAGCTGATGGAAAAAATGATGGGTGGAGCTTTAACAGGATTAGTGGCGATTACTGCTTGTTGTAATGTGGTTTCTCCTTCTAGTGCGTTAATCATTGGTTTATTGGCTGGAGTTATACATAACCTTTCATTCGACCTTATTCTAAAAGTATTTAAATTGGATGATCCAGTTGGAGCGATTCCTGTTCATGGATTTGGAGGTATTTTCGGAACATTGTGTGTAGCTCTTTTCGGAAAGGAAGAACTATTGGTATTACCGAGATGGGAACAACTGTTAGTGCAGGCTATTGGTATAGAAGTTTGTATAGCCTTCACAGTAATTGTATCTTTTATTATGTTTAAAGTGATAAAAATGGTTTATGGCTTAAGAGTTTCTCCTGAACAAGAGTTGGGAGGGATGATGGCAGGTAGAAAAATGCCGAAAGAATTTTATGAAGAGGAGAAAGGTGCTAAAATTCAATATGCCTCTTTAAAAGTTTCAGGTAAAGGCTACAATCTGATAAACATTAAGGACTTTATAGAATTAAGTAAATCGTATCGAGATGGATTAATTCAAAATAAAAGAGTCACTTTTATCGATGAAGCAGGAGATAAGGTAGATTTTGAAGAAGCATTACGCCAATTATCTGTATTGCGTGAGAAGTCTTTAAAAAATGAGCCAATGGTTTCAGCTTAA
- a CDS encoding TerD family protein, translating to MPTEIVKKGKGVKLQSSSNAKLSKVKVGLGWEVRKGGQLDLDASVFMLGEDGKLPSDEYFVFYNNLTSPDGMVKHKGDNRTGDGEGDDEEILINLSFISPVVRELRFVVSIYDAQARRHNFGHLEDAYIRMVNLENSQEILHYDLDAEFSDDTEVEFARLVREDDGWKFLPTEKGTKIGLQGYVDKFIPEL from the coding sequence ATGCCAACTGAAATTGTCAAAAAAGGAAAAGGGGTAAAATTACAATCTTCTTCCAATGCAAAACTCTCCAAAGTGAAGGTAGGGTTAGGTTGGGAAGTAAGAAAAGGAGGGCAGCTTGATTTAGATGCATCGGTATTTATGCTAGGGGAGGATGGGAAATTACCTAGTGATGAATACTTTGTTTTTTACAATAATCTCACCTCTCCAGATGGAATGGTAAAACATAAAGGAGATAATAGAACAGGAGATGGAGAAGGTGATGATGAAGAGATATTAATTAATTTATCTTTTATCTCGCCAGTGGTGAGAGAATTGAGGTTTGTGGTAAGTATCTACGATGCACAGGCAAGAAGACATAACTTTGGCCATTTGGAAGATGCTTATATCAGAATGGTAAATTTAGAGAACAGTCAGGAAATTCTTCATTACGATTTGGATGCCGAATTTAGCGATGATACAGAAGTAGAATTTGCCCGCCTAGTTAGAGAGGATGATGGGTGGAAGTTTTTACCTACAGAAAAAGGAACTAAAATTGGGCTTCAGGGGTATGTAGATAAATTTATCCCTGAATTATAA
- a CDS encoding ABC transporter permease codes for MKEKILQLTGIQAFLAPWMNIFKGEETKKNVNILLRSYIFPLLSILLFILVWHSGATYLYNKEATAKIEKARTERGEAAALEMQNCIFSGDVSCQPNTLPSPAKVWDAYLSLLADHRIISGKKEAFEKKVAKTNAKRVAEGKAAITYTGRPSFVDQIGTSLKTVFAGFLLAALIAIPIGIIIGLSPTLRTSMNWLIQILKPVSPVVWLLLVFMIVKTLMSDSDMDKSFMISFISVGLCSMWATLVNTSMGVSTVDKDFVNVARVLKLSIGQNIFKVVLPSSLPMIFTGLRITLSVAWMVLIAIELLAQSPGLGSFVWEEFQNGANDSNAKIIVAMFVIGLIGFMLDRIMMVIQKMMSFNKEVA; via the coding sequence ATGAAAGAGAAAATTTTACAACTAACAGGTATCCAGGCATTTTTAGCACCTTGGATGAATATCTTCAAAGGAGAAGAGACTAAGAAAAACGTCAATATTTTATTAAGATCTTATATATTCCCTCTATTATCTATTCTATTATTTATTTTAGTTTGGCACTCTGGTGCAACTTACCTTTACAACAAGGAAGCTACAGCTAAAATAGAAAAAGCAAGAACAGAAAGAGGAGAAGCAGCTGCATTAGAGATGCAAAATTGTATCTTCTCAGGAGATGTAAGCTGTCAGCCAAACACATTACCTTCCCCAGCAAAAGTTTGGGATGCTTACCTTTCTTTATTAGCAGATCACAGAATTATTTCTGGTAAGAAAGAAGCTTTCGAAAAGAAAGTTGCAAAGACAAATGCTAAACGTGTAGCAGAAGGAAAGGCAGCAATTACTTATACAGGTCGTCCATCTTTCGTCGACCAAATTGGTACAAGTTTAAAAACAGTATTTGCAGGATTTTTATTAGCAGCATTAATCGCTATTCCAATCGGTATCATTATCGGTTTATCCCCAACATTAAGAACGTCGATGAACTGGTTGATTCAAATTTTGAAGCCCGTATCTCCCGTAGTTTGGTTGTTATTGGTATTCATGATTGTGAAAACATTAATGTCTGATTCAGATATGGATAAATCGTTTATGATTTCATTTATCTCAGTAGGTTTATGTTCGATGTGGGCAACGCTTGTCAACACTTCGATGGGAGTTTCTACAGTAGATAAAGACTTTGTAAATGTAGCTAGAGTATTAAAATTAAGCATCGGTCAAAATATATTCAAAGTTGTTTTACCATCATCTTTACCTATGATTTTTACAGGTTTAAGAATTACACTTTCAGTAGCTTGGATGGTATTGATTGCGATTGAATTATTAGCACAATCTCCAGGATTAGGATCATTTGTATGGGAAGAATTCCAAAATGGTGCAAACGACTCGAATGCGAAAATCATTGTAGCCATGTTCGTTATTGGTTTGATTGGTTTCATGTTGGATAGAATCATGATGGTGATTCAGAAGATGATGTCATTCAACAAGGAGGTAGCTTAA